The DNA region GATCTTTCGACTCGCTACGCTCACTCAAGATGACCCTTAAAAATAAATTACATATTCTACAAGATCAATTCCAGCTCCGTCCCGTTTTCGCGGCGGAGCTGGAATTTTATGTGCGCAAAACCTTACCAGAAGAAACCATCCTGCAAACGCTGAACGAGATTTGCACCGATTGTTACCCTGCCGAAAAAGAACGCGGTAAAACCCAATATGAAATCGCCACAAAAACCTTCACCGACATCCCCACTTTTATCGAAACGCTAGAAGCCCTACGCCAAACGATTGGCACCGAGTTAGTGAGCGATTTCTCCGCCAAGCCTTACCCGCAAGATTACGGAAGCGCCCTACATTTCCACCTCCATTTAGAGGATCTAAGCGGCATAAACACCTTTACCCGCAACGAATATGATGAGTATAGCGCACCAATGCTGCATACACTCGGCGGATTACTCGCCACAATGCAGCAGCATTTAAGCACCTTCTCTCCCAACGATACCAGTCGATTTGAGACACATGGAAAACACTCTCCCACCCATCTTAGCTGGGGCCCTAATAACCGCTCCGTAGCACTTCGCCTGCCCGATAAACCTCGTGACGATAAACATATTGAGCACCGCCTTTCAGCCGCCGATGCGTATATCGAGCCTTGCGTAAATGCGATCCTAGCGGGCACGCTTTACGGATTACAGAACCAATCCAACCCCGGCCAACCAATCTACGGCAATGCATGGGATACGCAATATAGGCTAGAGCCAATCGTCTAAAATCCTCGTCATGCGACGGGGTGACAATATGTGAGAAGGCGGCTATAACGCCCCTATGAACAATCCTAAACACAATTCATTGCCTGACGAGAACGGCCATTTCGGTATTTTTGGGGGGCGTTATGTTGCTGAAACCTTGATGCCGCTGATTTTAGAAGTGGAGACGGCGTATCGATCGATCCAAAATGATCCAGAGTTTTGGGCGGAGTTTGATAGCCTCGCCGCAGATTATATTGGCCGTCCTTCGCCGCTTTATCATGCGAAGCGATTGTCGGAGCATTTGGGCGGGGCGAAGGTTTACTTTAAGCGTGATGAACTCAACCATACGGGCGCGCATAAAATCAATAACTGTATCGGCCAAGCGCTGATCGCCAAAAAGCTCGGTCGCAAACGCATTATTGCAGAAACGGGCGCCGGCCAACATGGCGTGGCAACGGCGACGGTATGTGCGTTATTCGGTCTCAAATGTGTCGTCTATATGGGCGCCAAAGACATGGAACGCCAAAAGCCCAATGTATTTCGCATGAAGTTGCTGGGCGCAGAGATTGTGCCGGTCACGAATGGTTCAGGCACGCTTAAAGATGCGATGAATGAAGCCCTGCGCGACTGGGTGAGCAATGTGGAGGATAGCTATTACCTGATTGGCACCGCCGCAGGTCCGCATCCGTATCCTGAGATGGTGCGCGAGTTTCAGTCTGTTATCGGACGCGAAACCAAAGAACAGATGATGGCTAAGGAAGGCCGTCTGCCAGATTCGCTGGTGGCGTGCATCGGCGGCGGCAGTAACGCGATTGGCTTATTCCACCCGTTTATTGATGATGAAACTGTCGATATGTACGGCGTTGAAGCGGCCGGAAAAGGCTTAGAGAGTGGCGAACATGCGGCATCCTTAGCCAAAGGAAAAGCAGGCATTCTGCACGGCAATCGCACCTATTTACTGCAAGATGATGATGGCCAAATTCAAGAAGCACATAGTCTTTCGGCAGGCTTGGATTAT from Rickettsiales bacterium includes:
- the trpB gene encoding tryptophan synthase subunit beta codes for the protein MNNPKHNSLPDENGHFGIFGGRYVAETLMPLILEVETAYRSIQNDPEFWAEFDSLAADYIGRPSPLYHAKRLSEHLGGAKVYFKRDELNHTGAHKINNCIGQALIAKKLGRKRIIAETGAGQHGVATATVCALFGLKCVVYMGAKDMERQKPNVFRMKLLGAEIVPVTNGSGTLKDAMNEALRDWVSNVEDSYYLIGTAAGPHPYPEMVREFQSVIGRETKEQMMAKEGRLPDSLVACIGGGSNAIGLFHPFIDDETVDMYGVEAAGKGLESGEHAASLAKGKAGILHGNRTYLLQDDDGQIQEAHSLSAGLDYPGIGPEHSYLHEIGRVNYVSVTDSEALDAFKLCTEMEGILPALEPSHALAHVSKIAPTLPKDHLLVMNLCGRGDKDIFTLAEAFGVEL